GGGCCACGGCCGCCGTGCTCGACTGGCTTGGTGCTGACGTGGTGCCAGACATGCTCGTCAACACCCAGGATCGTGACGCCGTCGAATCGGGCCGGGTCGTCGGCAGCTGCTTGCAGCAGGGGCCGGATCGATTCCCACACGGTGCGCCACCCCGTGCGCCACCCGGTGCCGAGCTGCCGGCGGATCCCGTTGACACTGGCGTGCTCACGTCGGATCTGAGCGATCGCCCACCAACCGCACGCGTGGTCAGCTTGGCCCGTGGCGCCGCAACCCGGTCGTCCTGTTCGACGAACACCGTGCGGGGACAGGAAGGTTCCAGGCATCGCCAGCGTCGCTTACGCCACCGCACCCGGACCGGTCGCCCGAAACAGGGTGCGTCGACCAAGGTCACCACGTCCCGGCCGTGCCCGATCGCGACCACCCCGCATGCCGGGCACCCGACCGGTCCTGGTGCTGACTCGACCGTCACGACCACCCGGCCGGCGGTGTCGTGCTCAACGCCGATCACGTGCAACCCGGGCAGATCAACGAGCAGGTCACACCGGTCGCAGTAGCCGCCGGCAGCGCCGCAGCAGAACGTAGGCTCATCCATGTCGAGGTCCTTGCGGTCAGGGAGGTAGAAGTCCTCTGATCCTCAAGGACCTCGACCCACACCCACCGCACCCCACTCGGCGCGCCGCCTACTCACCCACGCTCAACGGCGAAGAGCCAGTTGTGCCTCGATCACGAGGCACCGAAAGGGGATTCACGATGTCCGACCAGACCGCCGCACCCGCCCGCCGACGCGGTGCTCTCCCGACCCCGCGGCACGTGCTCGCCGCCGCCCGGGCGTTCGCGCCGCCGGTGGCCGCGCCGCTGCAGTTCCTCACTGTGCCGGCCCAGATTTCCATGTGGGGCAACGATGTTCACGGCGACTGCGTGACCGCCGAGGAGGCGTTCGCCAAGGCATGCCACAACCCGGAGATCTTCATCACCGACGCCGAGGTGATCGGCTGGGCGACCTCGCACGGTGTGCTCGAGGGTGCGTACCTGCCCGACGTACTCACCTGGATGCAGCACGACGGTTTCCGTCGCGGCAGCACCGTCTACGACGACGGCGCTCACCTCGCGGTCGACTGGACGAACGCGTCAGCGCTGCGCGGCGCGATCACCCAGGGCCCGGTGAAGATCGGTGTCGCGGCCGACCAGCTCGACACCGCCTGGCTGACCACCGGCGGCAGCAACGGGTGGTTCGGCACGGGCTTCCAGCCCGACTCGAACGAGGACCACTGCGTGTCGCTGTTCGGCTACGGCACGACCGGTTGGCTCGCGTCGCAGTTGCACGTGGCCGTGCCCGCAGGTGTCGACCCGAACGCACCCGCGTACGCGTTGTTCACCTGGAACTCGATCGGCATCATCGACCACCCGTCGATGGTCAACATCACCCCACGAGGCGTGGGTGCGGCAGCCGACGACGGTGGTCCCGAGCAACCTGCAGCCGTGGCCCGTGCTGCGCCGCGGCGCGAACGGTCATCCTGTGCCGACGCTGCAGCGTCTGCTCAACGCGCACGGTGCGACCTTGACCGCCGACGGCTCGTTCGGTGCGCTGACCGACGCAGCGGTGCGGCACTTCCAGCAGGGTGCCGGCCTCGCCGTCGACGGCATCGTCGGCCCGATCACCTGGTCGCACGTGATCATCACGTGCCGGTCGGGCAGCCGCGGCTCGGCCGTCAAGGGAGTGCAGGTGGAGATCAACTTCCGCAACCTGTCGGGCAACCCGGCCACCGAACTCGCGGTCGACGGGCAGTACGGCCCACTCACGCAGAGCGCGGTGCGGGCCTTCCAGCAGGCGGTGCACGCCGACGTCCCGAACATCACGGCGGACGGCGTGTGCGGCACCCTCACCTGGCAGGCGCTGGTCAGCGGAATGCTGGCGGGCTGATCGCTTGTGCCGAGTGTCAGGCCGAGCCGCTCGGTGCGATCCACCCGGCGGTCACGCCCTGCACGCGGCTGCCGTCGAGGTCGGCGAGCGAGATGCTGGCGAACCGTTCGGCGGCCTCGGAGGTCTGCCAGCGGAAGCGGTAGGTGTCGGAGGTCGCGGCGTCGGCGATGGCGCGTCCGGCGTCGGCGGCCTGCTGTGCGGCGGCGAACGACACCTTGGTGCGGGCCAGGTAGGCGTCGAGCAGCGCGGCGTACGGCCCCTCGCTCGCGGTGCGGGCGGCGTTGTCGACGAACGAGCTGGCGACCGCGGCCGGTTCGACGACGCTCACCCAGACGCCGACCTCGCGGGCGACGACGGCGAGCGACTGCATGAAGCCCTCGACCGCGAACTTCGCCCCGCAGTAGGCGTCGGCGAACGGCTGACCCACCACGCCGCCGACGCTGGTGACGGTGAGGATGCGCCCCTGTCCGCGCTCGCGCATGGCGGGCAGCACCGCCTTGGTGAGGCGCACCGGGCCGAGGTAGTTGACCGCGAGTTGGGCTTCGATCTCGTCCATCGTGAGGTCTTCGGCGGTGCCGACGCAGCCGCGTCCGGCGTTGTTGATCAGCACGTCGATGCCGTCGTGTTCGGCGGCGATGGCCGCGAGGCGGTCGCCCGCGGCGGGGTCGGTGACCTCGAGTTCGGCGATGCTCACCGACACCCCGGCTTCGTCGGCGGCCTCGAGCAGAGCGCTCGCGCGGGCGGTGTCACGCACCGTGCCGACGACGTCGAGGCCGCGCTTGGCCAACTCGACAGCGGCGAACAGACCCATCCCGGACGACGCTCCGGTGACGACTGCGGTGGTGGTCACGCGAACTCCTCGAGCCGGGCGGGTGCGGACTCCGATCAACCTAGTGCCGCGCGGCCGCCTCCGGCTGGTGCTTCTGGGGCGCCGTCGAGCCGGGGCGCAGGTCGAGCCTGCGCAGCAGCTGAGCGTTGAGCGCGACCACGACCGTCGAGGCCGACATCAGCAATGCCCCGACCGACATCGGCATCACGAAACCGATGGGCGCGAGCACACCGGCCGCGAGCGGCACGGCGACCAGGTTGTAACCGGCGCCCCACGCGAGGTTCTGCACGCTCTTGCGGTACGTCGCACGCGACAACTCGATCACCGACAGCACCGAGCGCGGATCGTCGGACGCCAGGATGATGCCCGCCGAACCGATCGCCACGTCGGTGCCGGCACCGATCGCGATGCCGACGTCGGCCGTGGCCAGTGCGGGCGCGTCGTTGACGCCGTCGCCGACCATGGCGACCTTCCGTCCCTCGCCCTGCAACTCGGCCACCTTCGACGCCTTGTCCTCGGGGCGGACGCCGGCGAAGACTCGGTCGATGCCGAGCTCGGCGCCCACGGAGTGCGCGACCGCCTCGGCGTCGCCGGTGATCATGACGACCTGCACACTGCGCTCGTGCAGCGCTTGCACCGCGGTGCGCGACTCTTCGCGGATCTCGTCGGCCAGGCGCAACGCACCGGCCACCGCACCGTCGACGACGACGTGCAGGATGATCGCGCCCTCCTCGCGCCAGTCGTCCGCGACGGCGAGTTCGTCGCCGCCGATCTGATCGAGCAGGGCCGGCCCACCGACGCGGACGGTGCGTCCGTCGACGTCCGCCGACACTCCGACTGCGGGGTGGGAGGTGAAACCGTCGGCCTTCGGCACGGTGAGCTCGTGCTGCTCGGCGGCCCGCACGATCGCGTGGGCGAGTGGGTGTTCGGAGTCGGCCTCGGCCGCCGCAGCCAGCGCCAACAGGTCGTCGGCGGAGAGCGGTTGCAAGTCGGCGGGCTGCACAGCGGTGACCGTCGGCTGGCCCTTGGTGAGCGTGCCGGTCTTGTCGAAGAGGACGGTGTCGACCGAACGCATCGACTCCATCGCGAGGCGGTCCTTCACCAGCACGCCGGCGCGCGCGGCGCGCTCGGTGGCGATCGAGATCACCAACGGAATGGCCAGGCCGAGAGCGTGCGGGCAGGCGATGACGAGCACGGTGATCGTGCGCACGACGCCGTCGTCGGGCAGGCCAACGAGGGCCCACACCACGAAGGTGATCAGGGCCGAGCCGAGCGCGAACCAGAACAGCCAACCGGCAGCCGTGTCGGCCAGCCGCTGCGCCCGCGAACCCGACGCCTGTGCGTCGGCCACCAACTTCTGGATGCCGGCGAGCGTCGTCCGGTCGCCCGTCGCCGTCACCTCGACCCGCAGACCGGAGTCGGTCGCGATCGTGCCGGCCACCACCGCGTCGCCGACCTCGCGGCGCACGGTGCGCGACTCACCGGTGATCATCGCTTCGTCCATCGCCGCCGAACCCTGCACGACGCGTCCGTCGGCCGGCACGCTGCCGCCCGGGCGGACGACGACGATGTCGCCGGCCCGCAGGTCGGACGGCGAAACGGTGGAGATCTCGTCGCCGTCGACACGCTCGGCCTCGTCGGGCAGCAACGCCGCGAGCGAGTCGAGAGCCGACGTCGTGCGGGCCAGCGACCGCATCTCGATCCAGTGACCCAGCAGCATGATCACGACCAGCAGCGCGAGCTCCCACCAGAAGTCGAGATGGTGCGGCAGCAGCCCGAGAGTCGCGCCCCACGACGCAACGAACGCGACCGTGATCGCCAGCGCGACGAGCAGCATCATGCCGGGCTGACGCGCCTTGACCTCGCCGACGGCACCGGTCAGGAACGGCCGCCCGAACCACACATAGAGGACGGTGCCGAGCACCGGCGGGGCGGCGTCGATCAGGACGTTGTGCGGCAGGTCGTAGCCGACGAGGTCGGCGAACATCCGCGACAGGAGAACGGTGGGAATCGCAACGACGAGCGAGCCCCAGAAGAGCCTCCGGAACATCGCGACATGGTCGCCGTGACCGCCGTGACCGCCGTGACCGCCGTGACCGCCGTGACCGCCGTGACCGCCGTGACCGCCGTGACCGCCATGGCCGCCATGCCCAGCGTGGTCGGCATGCCCAGCGTGACCGGCGTGTTCTTGGCTCGACTGCTCGGCACTGACGGCGCCGTGGTGTTCATGGCCGGCGTTCTGCGGTTCCGTACTCATGTCATCCTCTCGCATAATACCCCCTGGGGGTATTTGGTCATGGCTCGTGCAACCAACGACCGCTCGACACCGTTCCCGAGAACCATGGAGATTTCACGAAGATCGTGTGACGTGTCGATCGCTTCGGCACGGTCCTTCCCCCACGGACCCGACCGTGGTCGAGACTGGCCCGATGAAGGCGCCCCCGAATGACCACCGGACGCGGGTTCTCGTGGTTGACGACGAAAAGGCCCTGGCCGGCATGATCGCCAATTACCTCGATCGCGCAGGGCATCGGGTGCGCGTGGAACACACCGGCACCGACGCCGTCTCGGCCGCGCGCGACTGGGTGCCCGATGTCATCGTTCTCGATCTCGGGCTGCCCGGCCTGGACGGCGTCGAGGTATGTCGTCGGGTGCGCACCTTCTCGGACTGCATGGTCTTGATGGTCACCGCTCGGGACGACGAGACCGACACCCTGATCGGCCTCTCGGTGGGCGCCGACGACTACATGACCAAGCCTTTCAGCGTCCGCGAACTGGTCGCACGAGTGGGTGTGCTCCTGCGTCGTCCGCGCGGTGCATCCACACAAGTCGCGGCAACGCTGCGACTGGGCGACCTCACCGTCGACACTCACGCGCGCGAGGTACGCCTCGCCGACTCGCAGATCCAACTCACTCGCACCGAATTTGACTTGCTCGCAACGTTCTTGGGCCAACCACGACGTGCGTTCGACCGCCGAGCGCTCATCGAAGCCATCTGGGGCGTGGACTGGGTGGGCGATGAGCACCTCGTCGACACCCACATCGCGCACCTGCGTCGAAAGCTGGGCGACGACGCGTCCAATCCACGCTTCATCGAAACGGTGCGCGGCGTCGGTTACCGAGCGGGCAGCGGATCATGAGGACTGTCGGCAGCCGATCTCGAAGCCTGGTGACCTGGCTGCTGATCGCTCAGGCCGTTGTCCTGTGTGTCACTGCGGTCGTCGCCACGGTGGCCGCCGCGGTGATCGGCCCGCCCCTGTTCCATGAACATCTGCATCTCGCCGGATCCGACACCTCGGGGTCCACCTTCGACCACGTCGAGGAGGCATTCCGGTCCGCGGGGCTCCTCACCTTGGGGGCCGCACTCCTCGCAGCCATCGCTGCCGCCGGCCTGGTCACCGTCGTCCTCGGCCGACGACTGACCGGCCCACTGCAGGACCTCGCCTCAGCCGCCACGCGTCTCGCGGACGGCCACTACGGGGCAACGGTCGCGCAGCCGACCCGCCTGAGCGAGCTTGCTGCGGTCGGCACAGCGTTCAATCGAATGTCGGCCCAGCTCGCCAGCACCGAGCAGGTGCGCCAGCAGATGCTCTCCGATCTCGGCCACGAGTTACGCACACCGCTCGCCACGATTCAGGTCTACCTCGACGCGGCCGACGACGACGTGACGAGCGGTCACGAACTCACGGCCGTGCTGCGCGAACAGGTGACCCGTCTCGACCGGCTCACGAGAGATATCAACGCAATCTCGCGGGCGGACGAATCCGCGATCACCCTCGAACGCAACCCGATCGACGTCGCCGAGCTGCTCGCTTCGGTCACTGGCCCTCGCCAAGAACACCTCAGAGCGCGCGGCCTCACGCTGGACGTGTCCGCGCCGTCCGGGACGACGCTACGCGGCGATCGCCTGCGCCTGCAGCAGGTGCTGACGAACCTGCTCGACAACGCGGAGCGACACACGGCGGACGGCGGACGAATCCGGGTCACCGTCCGACCCGAGCCCCAGGCAGTGTCGATCGAGGTGGCCGACGACGGCGACGGCATCGGCGAGGAGCACCTGGCGCACGTTTTCGAACGGTTCTACCGCACCGACACCGCGCGCGACCGAGACCACGGAGGCGCGGGCATCGGCCTCGCGATCTGTCGTTCGGTGGTGCTCGCGCACGGCGGGTCGATCACGGCGCACAGCAACGGGTTCGGCACGGGCGCACGCTTTCGGATCACCCTGCCAACTCCATGAAAGCTCCATAGAACCTCGACCCGCACGTCAGATCGGTGGACGAGTCTTGTTGGTATGAAACACCTTTCGACGATCACCCTCGCCGGCGCCGCCGTGCTCGCACTCACGCTCACAGCATGCGGAAGCGACGACAGCAGCCACTCCGCGGGGCACGGATCGATGATGTCCTCGGCCGCGTCACCGGCGACTGCAGCCGGCAGGCAAGGTGACATCAGGTTCGCGCAGCAGATGATCCCGCACCACCGCCAGGCGGTGCAGATGGCCGACATGGCGCTCAACCGGCAGGGCGTCTCGGCCGACGTCACCCGCCTCGCGGCCGCCATCAAGAAGGCACAGGATCCCGAGATCAACACGATGACCGGGTGGCTGAAGTCGTGGGGCGCGACCGTGCCGACCGGCGGCGATCACTCGGGCCACGACATGAGCAGCATGAACGGCATGAGCGGCACGGGCGACATGACCGGAATGATGTCGCAACAGGACATGGACATGCTCGGCAAGGCGACAGGCCCGGCGTTCGACCGGATGTGGCTGACGATGATGGTCAAGCACCACCAAGGCGCGGTCACGATGTCGTCGGACGTCAAGAAGACCACCGACAACCCGGAGGTCAGCAGCCTTGCCGACTCGATCATCAAGGCTCAGAACGCCGAGATACGCACGATGCAGGACTTGCTGAAGACCCCCGCGGCCTGAGCTCTTGCGGATGGATCCGACCAGCAGGCAACCACCTTCGTGACCTAGGCAGCCAGTCGCGCCTTGCGCTTGTCGTAGGCCCAGCCCGGCCCGCGCAGCAGGTACGACCAGCGGTCGGCCCAGTTGTCGGCGGAGCTGACATCGGCGAACATGTCGGCCCACTCGTGACCGGCGATGCGCAGCGGGTTGAAGGTGTCGATGTTGGTGGTGCCCTGACAAGTGCGTCAAGCGGCCCGGTTCTGTCGGCCCGCAAGACGGAATCCGGATCATGTTCGACACCGTCCGCCACGAGAGTTTTCAACTGATCGCCGACGTTTCTCGTCCATGCCTGGCCGGAATCGGAGAAATAGTCTTTCATTCTCGCTGTAAACTTCTTTGCCGGGTGGGTGACACCCGCGCGAAGCACAACATTGAACCGTTCAAAAATCAGTTCACCAAAATACTCCTCTACGAAAAGATCTTCCATTTCGGACTCGTTCATTCCAACAACGGAGACCACTGTGGCGTCTTGGTGCCTGAATCCCGGTTCCTTCTCCAAGGCCTCCAATGCTTTGCGACCAGCCCCGTCGTTATCCAGCAATGCATGTACACGGCACACACCGTCGTAGTACAGTCGATACTGATAGGCGACATTGGGGGCGCCAGTAGTGCACTCGATCCTCAGTGTCCCATTACTCAGTGCGGATGAAATCGCCTTACTGCGACGATTCAAGAATGTCGTGATGATGCGCTTGTCACCGTACCCCTCCACCAACAACACGACATTGGCAGATTGCAGATTGTCCGCAACTCGAACACCTAGAACATCACGAATCTGACTCAGTGATGTCGCTTGCACCGCGCGGTTCTCTTGGATGATGATGTTCCCCGAGACATCACCCCGACCGACGAGCAAAGGACTGTGCGTTGTGATGACGACCTGCTGCTCTTGCGCAATCTCATCAAGGACCTTTCGGAGCTCGTGAACGGCCTTGGGTCGGTCGGGAGTCGGCGGCGTGCTCGACGATTTCCGACCGACCGGCTGAACCGTCCCAGCAGATGCCCAGACGACCAATCCCCGTCCCCGCTCCAGCAGTCGACGACATCGACTACCCGTGCACCTACCCGTGAGCTCACAGGCTGTACGCCCGAGTAACTTTACATAACTACTGCCGCGCCGATCGCCATGTTCCTGACCTGCAGAAACATCGCGACCCCTTGTCAGCGAGAACAGTTCTCACCTCGAACAAACTTCCAAGTTGTGCGATTCTCGATGCCAAAACGACCTGAAAACTGCCCCTACTTTGATCAAACCCCGATTCGACCAATGTTCGCTGCATCTCGACAGCAGCAGCAGGTCATCAACTCAGAAGTTCTGCGCCATGTCCTTGAATCGCGAGTAGTGGCCCTGGAACGCCACCGTGATCGTGTCGGTCGGGCCGTTACGGTGCTTGGCCACGATGACGTCCGCCTCGCCGACGCGCTCGGACTCCTTGTTCGTCTGGTCTTCACGGTGCAACAGGATGACCATGTCGGCGTCCTGCTCGATGGAGTTGTGGACGCTGATTCCGTTCGCCACGAAGTTGTGGGCGCCGAGCACGGTCGCGTCGAACGTCTCCTCCAGACCGTCGAGTTCGACCGACTTCACGGTGTCCCACATGACGTCGTTGATCGCGAACAGTTCGAGGTCTGCCGAATCCAGCACTGCCGCAACGCGGCCCAGGCGCTCGCGGCTCGGGGCGCGCTTCCACATGGTCGACCCGCAGAACTGCGAGTCCATGGCCGCGGCGAACTCACGGTGCGTCATCCCCTGATCAGACATGACCTGCTTGACGGTGTCCCAGACCTGCACCGGCACGGTGTCGACGTTGGTGTTGTTCTGCTTCTCACGAATGATCCCGAGCAGTTCGGCCGCCTGAACCGACCGCGCACCGTGCACCCCGATCTCCTGGAGGAATCGGCGCTGACTGTCCGATCCGGAGACGTCGATCGTGTACCCGTCGCGGTAGTTGCCCTCGCGGGTCACTCGCGTACGCGTCGAGATGCCGAACCGCAGCAGCAACTGGCTCAGGTCGTCCACGAGCCGGCGCGAAGTCGAGGCGTAGTAGATGCGCCCACCCGACTTCGACTTGTTGACGGTCACCGATCCGTCGGTCGCCCAGATGTGGTTGATGAACAACGCGATCTGACGCTTCGAA
This is a stretch of genomic DNA from Yimella lutea. It encodes these proteins:
- a CDS encoding peptidoglycan-binding domain-containing protein, whose protein sequence is MRQPTTVVPSNLQPWPVLRRGANGHPVPTLQRLLNAHGATLTADGSFGALTDAAVRHFQQGAGLAVDGIVGPITWSHVIITCRSGSRGSAVKGVQVEINFRNLSGNPATELAVDGQYGPLTQSAVRAFQQAVHADVPNITADGVCGTLTWQALVSGMLAG
- a CDS encoding SDR family NAD(P)-dependent oxidoreductase — protein: MTTTAVVTGASSGMGLFAAVELAKRGLDVVGTVRDTARASALLEAADEAGVSVSIAELEVTDPAAGDRLAAIAAEHDGIDVLINNAGRGCVGTAEDLTMDEIEAQLAVNYLGPVRLTKAVLPAMRERGQGRILTVTSVGGVVGQPFADAYCGAKFAVEGFMQSLAVVAREVGVWVSVVEPAAVASSFVDNAARTASEGPYAALLDAYLARTKVSFAAAQQAADAGRAIADAATSDTYRFRWQTSEAAERFASISLADLDGSRVQGVTAGWIAPSGSA
- a CDS encoding heavy metal translocating P-type ATPase gives rise to the protein MREDDMSTEPQNAGHEHHGAVSAEQSSQEHAGHAGHADHAGHGGHGGHGGHGGHGGHGGHGGHGGHGGHGDHVAMFRRLFWGSLVVAIPTVLLSRMFADLVGYDLPHNVLIDAAPPVLGTVLYVWFGRPFLTGAVGEVKARQPGMMLLVALAITVAFVASWGATLGLLPHHLDFWWELALLVVIMLLGHWIEMRSLARTTSALDSLAALLPDEAERVDGDEISTVSPSDLRAGDIVVVRPGGSVPADGRVVQGSAAMDEAMITGESRTVRREVGDAVVAGTIATDSGLRVEVTATGDRTTLAGIQKLVADAQASGSRAQRLADTAAGWLFWFALGSALITFVVWALVGLPDDGVVRTITVLVIACPHALGLAIPLVISIATERAARAGVLVKDRLAMESMRSVDTVLFDKTGTLTKGQPTVTAVQPADLQPLSADDLLALAAAAEADSEHPLAHAIVRAAEQHELTVPKADGFTSHPAVGVSADVDGRTVRVGGPALLDQIGGDELAVADDWREEGAIILHVVVDGAVAGALRLADEIREESRTAVQALHERSVQVVMITGDAEAVAHSVGAELGIDRVFAGVRPEDKASKVAELQGEGRKVAMVGDGVNDAPALATADVGIAIGAGTDVAIGSAGIILASDDPRSVLSVIELSRATYRKSVQNLAWGAGYNLVAVPLAAGVLAPIGFVMPMSVGALLMSASTVVVALNAQLLRRLDLRPGSTAPQKHQPEAAARH
- a CDS encoding response regulator transcription factor, with product MKAPPNDHRTRVLVVDDEKALAGMIANYLDRAGHRVRVEHTGTDAVSAARDWVPDVIVLDLGLPGLDGVEVCRRVRTFSDCMVLMVTARDDETDTLIGLSVGADDYMTKPFSVRELVARVGVLLRRPRGASTQVAATLRLGDLTVDTHAREVRLADSQIQLTRTEFDLLATFLGQPRRAFDRRALIEAIWGVDWVGDEHLVDTHIAHLRRKLGDDASNPRFIETVRGVGYRAGSGS
- a CDS encoding HAMP domain-containing sensor histidine kinase, whose product is MTWLLIAQAVVLCVTAVVATVAAAVIGPPLFHEHLHLAGSDTSGSTFDHVEEAFRSAGLLTLGAALLAAIAAAGLVTVVLGRRLTGPLQDLASAATRLADGHYGATVAQPTRLSELAAVGTAFNRMSAQLASTEQVRQQMLSDLGHELRTPLATIQVYLDAADDDVTSGHELTAVLREQVTRLDRLTRDINAISRADESAITLERNPIDVAELLASVTGPRQEHLRARGLTLDVSAPSGTTLRGDRLRLQQVLTNLLDNAERHTADGGRIRVTVRPEPQAVSIEVADDGDGIGEEHLAHVFERFYRTDTARDRDHGGAGIGLAICRSVVLAHGGSITAHSNGFGTGARFRITLPTP
- a CDS encoding DUF305 domain-containing protein; the encoded protein is MKHLSTITLAGAAVLALTLTACGSDDSSHSAGHGSMMSSAASPATAAGRQGDIRFAQQMIPHHRQAVQMADMALNRQGVSADVTRLAAAIKKAQDPEINTMTGWLKSWGATVPTGGDHSGHDMSSMNGMSGTGDMTGMMSQQDMDMLGKATGPAFDRMWLTMMVKHHQGAVTMSSDVKKTTDNPEVSSLADSIIKAQNAEIRTMQDLLKTPAA